One Formosa agariphila KMM 3901 genomic window, TATTAATTCAGGTTTCCCAACTTCAGCAAAAGCTAATCCCAATGCAACGATTAAAATCAGCTATAAAAACGAAGGAAAACTGACTATAGACAACGACGAATCGTATCAATTAAACGTTTCAAATTCTGGTGCAACTATTACCGCAAACACAGATATCGGGGCTTTAAGAGGAATTGAAACCTTGTTACAACTTACAAGCAACGATGCTACTACATACTACTTTAAAGGCGCTTCAATTTCTGATGCTCCTCGTTTTGTATGGCGCGGTTTAATGATAGACGTATCTAGACATTTCCATCCCGTACATGTGATTAAACGCAATTTAGAGGCTATGGCTTCGGTAAAAATGAATGTATTTCACTGGCATTTAATAGACGACCAAGGGATTCGTATAGAATCTAAAGTGTATCCGCAATTAACAGATTTGGCTTCAGACGGGTTGTTTTACACCCAAAACCAAATTAAAGACGTGGTAGCTTATGCTTCAAAATTAGGAATACGCGTCATTCCAGAAATAGATGTCCCTGGACATGCCACAGCTATACTCACAGCCTTTCCTGAATTGGGAAGTAAACCGGGAGCCACTTATAGTGTAGAGCGTTATTCAGGTGTGTTCGACCCGACATTAGATCCTACAAACGACAACACTTATGTTTTTTTAGAAAATCTATTTACTGAAATCGCACCACTCTTTCCTGACACTTACTTCCATATTGGAGGCGATGAAAACGAAGGAAAACACTGGGATGCTAATGAAAATATTCAGAAATTTAAAAAAGCGCATAAACTAAAAACCAATCACGATTTACAAACCTATTTTAATATTAAGCTTGAGAAAGTTTTAAATAAATTAGGCAAAAACCTAGTGGGTTGGGATGAGATTATGACGCCAACCATGCCAACAACAGCTGTGATTCACTCTTGGAGATCGGAAAACGAAGGCCTTCCAAAAGGAGGTTCATTAATTGAGGCCGCTAAACAAGGCTACAACACCATTTTATCTAACGGGTTTTATATAGACCGTATGGAATCTGTGATAAAGCACTATCAAAACGAACCAATTGGCGATATCCAATTAACAGCAGAAGAACAAGCACGTATTCTAGGAGGAGAAGCAACCATGTGGAGCGAACTTACCACATCGGAAACTATAGATTCTAGAATTTGGCCAAGAACAGCAGCCATAGCAGAACGCCTTTGGTCGCAAAAAGATGTAAACGATGTAGATAATATGTTAAAGCGTTTAGACGTAATCAGCTACCGCCTAGAAGAATTAGGTATAACGCATATTAAAAACAAAGCTGTTCTTTTAAGAAACTTGTCGAATAATCAAGATATTTCTTCTTTAGAAACACTAATGAATATTTGCGAACCACTTAAAATCTATTCAAGAAATCAAGGCGGAACAGAATACAAAACCTTCTCTCCGTTTCGATTATTTGCAGATGCTTGTACTGTAGATGCTAAAGATGCCGTTAAGTTTAACCGCTTAGTAAAAAGCTATATGGCATCACCTACCGAAAACACTAAAGCAGAACTTATAGTGTATTTAAAACAGTGGTCTAAAAATCA contains:
- a CDS encoding beta-N-acetylhexosaminidase, producing the protein MKKIILLLIIITFNSALSHAQDALASTYDLMPWPKNIQDTKQILPITENLTISIDGPAQDRVHFVATSFLRRLSGRTGVFINSGFPTSAKANPNATIKISYKNEGKLTIDNDESYQLNVSNSGATITANTDIGALRGIETLLQLTSNDATTYYFKGASISDAPRFVWRGLMIDVSRHFHPVHVIKRNLEAMASVKMNVFHWHLIDDQGIRIESKVYPQLTDLASDGLFYTQNQIKDVVAYASKLGIRVIPEIDVPGHATAILTAFPELGSKPGATYSVERYSGVFDPTLDPTNDNTYVFLENLFTEIAPLFPDTYFHIGGDENEGKHWDANENIQKFKKAHKLKTNHDLQTYFNIKLEKVLNKLGKNLVGWDEIMTPTMPTTAVIHSWRSENEGLPKGGSLIEAAKQGYNTILSNGFYIDRMESVIKHYQNEPIGDIQLTAEEQARILGGEATMWSELTTSETIDSRIWPRTAAIAERLWSQKDVNDVDNMLKRLDVISYRLEELGITHIKNKAVLLRNLSNNQDISSLETLMNICEPLKIYSRNQGGTEYKTFSPFRLFADACTVDAKDAVKFNRLVKSYMASPTENTKAELIVYLKQWSKNHETFSKLEKTPLLNDLDSLSKNLSEASSIILQKLTNTTLSDSAKAQLQNNLSVLKQDHVDVEVAMVESLEALSKYN